A single window of Larimichthys crocea isolate SSNF chromosome XII, L_crocea_2.0, whole genome shotgun sequence DNA harbors:
- the mapk8ip3 gene encoding C-Jun-amino-terminal kinase-interacting protein 3 isoform X5, whose translation MMELPIDEVVYQDDYGSGTVMSERVSGLANSIYREFERLIRSYDEEVVKELMPLVVNVLENLDAVLTENQEHEVELELLKEDNEQLITQYEREKALRKQAEEKFIEFEDALEAEKKDLQGQVEFLELQGKQLELKSKNYSDQITRLEERESDMKKEYNALHQRHTEMIQTYVEHIERSKMQQAGSNSQSDGPGCGRTQRHTWRKSKAERPPSLSLYPSGEGMVRGGLGGARMMPGKDIWQVSELGQSTFCSAYQEDGSESDSVAATPSSTGSKSNTPTSSVPSATVTPINEGFLQHADYDATRTGNRRKSAKRLSRNMEVQVSQETRNVSIGMGSSDEWSEFQEIIDSTPELDMCVDPRVYGGGNSPSQGIVNEAFGINTDSLYHEIKDAKSDIIGDVDAGAELLGEFSVRDDFFGMGKEVENLLTENKQLLETKNALNIVKNDLIAKVDELSSEQEVLREELEAVRQSKNKVDARVKELEEDLKRLRAEALGASRDSKDEGGDDFSSPMQDGDMTMTQRRRFTRVEMARVLMERNQYKERLMELQEAVRWTEMIRASRESPPIQEKKKSTIWQFFARLFSTSSSPPPVKRPYYSVNIHYKSPSPAGFSQRRSHTMCQISTSNRTLEFFPEDDSALLARREQRREQYRQVREHMRRDDGIMQACGWSVPSRFKQNGGQTDSAQDSPLKRQQATNDKEDNRMKNVPVPVYCRPLVEKDPNRKLWCAAGVDLTGWRASSQESLPAKAPSGSSDPLHAEENGGGKKSSHNSPEKRKSKELQETDTMSSRVWILTSTHSASKVVIIDANQPGSLVDQFNVCNAHVLCISSVPAASESDYPAGEIVLDPGDGGAGGGEDTGSVEGMLAGITLVGCATNCSVARSNCSSRTDTPIMDKGQAPTAPPMNGKIHPAQSAEEATEATEVPESTTSHTELGPPGPFTEHVFTDPQPRPAEASDRSAGQSKEESSHPPESEDGGEETKNYTSVAPTMWLGAQNGWLYVHSAVGNWKKCLHSIKLKDSVLSLVHVKGRVLVALADGTLAIFHRSEDGQWDLSNYHLMDLGRPHHSIRCMAVVHDKVWCGYKNKIHVIQPKSMQIEKSFDAHPRRESQVRQLAWIGDGVWVSIRLDSTLRLYHAHTHQHLQDVDIEPYVSKMLGTGKLGFSFVRITALLIGGNRLWVGTGNGVIISIPLTETVVLHRGQLLGVRANKVSPTSSSGVIHVYGDDGSEKSTGSFIPYCSMAQAQLCFHGHRDAVKFFVSVPGNVLATLNGSVLDSPSEGQGSTAPQETEAQSVHNVLVLSGGEGYIDFRIGDGEDDETEEGESAGASQMKPALCKAERSHIIVWQVSYIPE comes from the exons ATGATGGAGCTACCGATAGACGAGGTGGTCTACCAGGACGACTACGGCTCCGGCACCGTGATGTCGGAGCGGGTGTCCGGTTTGGCCAACAGCATCTACCGGGAGTTCGAGCGGCTGATCCGCAGCTATGACGAGGAGGTGGTGAAGGAGCTGATGCCGCTGGTGGTGAACGTCCTGGAGAACCTGGACGCGGTGCTGACCGAGAACCAGGAGCACGaagtggagctggagctgctgaaggaggACAACGAGCAGCTCATCACCCAGTACGAGAGGGAGAAAGCTCTACGCAAGCAGGCGGAGGAG AAATTCATTGAATTCGAGGATGCGTTGGAAGCTGAGAAGAAGGATCTGCAGGGGCAGGTGGAGTTTCTGGAGCTGCAGGGAAAACAGCTGGAGCTTAAGTCAAAGAACTACTCTGACCAGA TCACTCGGTTGGAGGAGCGAGAATCAGACATGAAGAAAGAATACAACGCTCTGCACCAGCGCCACACCGAG ATGATTCAGACGTACGTCGAGCACATAGAGCGGTCCAAAATGCAGCAGGCAGGGAgcaacagccaatcagacggCCCCGGCTGTGGACGAAC TCAACGACACACATGGAGGAAAAG CAAAGCAGAGCGCCCGCCATCATTGAGCCTGTACCCCAGCGGCGAGGGCATGGTACGTGGGGGTCTCGGGGGGGCTAGGATGATGCCCGGGAAAGACATCTGGCAGGTCAGCGAGCTCGGCCAGTCCACCTTCTGCTCTGCCTATCAG GAGGACGGATCAGAGTCAGATTCTGTGGCAGCCACACCGAGCAGCACGGGAAGCAAGTCCAACACACCCACCTCCTCTGTCCCCTCCGCCACTGTCACCCCCATCAACGAGGGCTTCCTCCAGCACGCCGACTATGATGCAACGCGAACTGGTAACCGCAGGAAAAGTGCCAAGCGGCTCAGCCGAAATATGGAAGTGCAGGTTTCTCAGGAAACCAGGAATGTCAGCATTG gTATGGGAAGCAGTGATGAGTGGTCAGAGTTTCAGGAGATAATTGATTCAACCCCTGAGCTGGACATGTGTGTGGACCCCCGAGTGtatggaggaggaaacag TCCCTCTCAGGGCATCGTGAACGAGGCCTTTGGCATCAACACCGACTCTCTCTACCACGAAATCAAAGACGCCAAGTCGGACATCATTGGAGATGTAGATGCAGGTGCCGAGCTGCTAG GCGAGTTCTCAG TCCGTGATGATTTCTTCG GGATGGGAAAGGAGGTGGAGAACCTGCTGACGGAGAACAAACAGCTCCTAGAGACCAA AAACGCTCTGAACATTGTGAAAAATGACCTTATTGCCAAAGTGGACGAGCTGTCGAGTGAGCAGGAGGTGCTGAgggaggagctggaggctgTGAGGCAGTCCAAGAACAAGGTGGACGCCAGGGTcaaggagctggaggaagatCTCAAGAG GTTAAGAGCGGAGGCTCTCGGTGCGTCTCGGGACTCCaaggatgaaggaggtgatgat TTTTCATCACCCATGCAGGATGGCGACATGACAATGACGCAGCGGCGGCGGTTCACCCGGGTGGAGATGGCCCGTGTGCTGATGGAGAGGAATCAGTACAAAGAGAGGCTGATGGAGCTTCAGGAGGCCGTCCGGTGGACAGAAATGATCAG GGCGTCCCGGGAAAGTCCTCCAAtccaagagaaaaagaagtccACCATCTGGCAGTT cTTTGCACGTCTCTTCAGCACATCATCCAGCCCGCCGCCTGTCAAGCGGCCATACTACAGTGTCAACATCCACTACAAGTCGCCCTCGCCGGCCGGTTTCTCTCAGCGACGCAGCCACACCATGTGTCAGATCTCCACCTCCAACCGCACGTTGGAGTTCTTCCCCGAAGA TGACTCGGCACTGTTGGCCCGCCGAGAGCAGCGGCGTGAACAGTACCGGCAGGTCCGCGAGCACATGCGCCGCGATGACGGCATCATGCAGGCCTGTGGCTGGAGCGTGCCGTCTCGCTTCAAacag AATGGAGGTCAGACGGACAGCGCTCAGGACAGCCCGCTGAAGAGACAACAG GCCACTAATGACAAAGAGGACAACCGCATGAAGAACGTGCCCGTCCCGGTGTACTGTCGTCCTCTGGTGGAGAAGGACCCCAACAGGAAG TTGTGGTGCGCAGCTGGGGTGGACCTGACTGGATGGAGGGCCAGCAGCCAGGAGTCGCTCCCAGCCAAAGCACCGTCAGGCAGCAGTGACCCCCTGCACGCTGAGGAGAACGGAGGCGGCAAGAAGAGCAGCCACAACTCCCCAGAGAAGAGAAAG TCGAAGGAGCTCCAGGAAACAGACACCATGAGCAGTCGAGTGTGGATCCTCACCAGTACCCACTCTGCAAGCAAGGTGGTCATCATCGACGCCAACCAGCCGGGCTCACTGGTCGACCAGTTCAACGTCTGCAACGCCCACGTGCTCTGCATCTCCAGTGTGCCAG CTGCCAGTGAAAGTGATTATCCAGCAGGGGAGATCGTGTTGGATCCGGGTGATGGTGGAGCAGGTGGTGGTGAGGACACTGGCAGTGTGGAGGGCATGTTGGCGGGTATCACTCTTGTCGGCTGTGCCACCAACTGCAGCGTCGCCCGTAGCAACTGCTCCTCGCGTACCGACACGCCCATAATGGACAAAGGACAAG CTCCCACAGCTCCCCCCATGAATGGGAAGATTCACCCCGCCCAGTCGGCTGAGGAGGCCACCGAGGCAACCGAGGTTCCCGAGTCGACCACCAGCCACACAGAGCTGGGACCTCCAGGACCGTTTACTGAGCATGTGTTCACCGATCCCCAGCCTCGTCCTGCAGAAGCCTCAGACAG GAGTGCAGGACAGTCCAAAGAGGAATCATCTCACCCTCCAGAGTCAGAGGACGGAGGTGAAGAGACCAAGAACTACACCAGTGTGGCTCCCACGATGTGGCTCGGGGCCCAGAACGGCTG GCTCTACGTCCACTCAGCGGTTGGAAACTGGAAGAAGTGTCTGCACTCCATCAAACTCAAAGACTCTGTGCTCAGTCTGGT GCATGTGAAAGGCCGTGTGCTGGTTGCCCTCGCTGACGGGACCCTCGCCATTTTCCACAGATCAGAAG ATGGCCAGTGGGATTTGTCCAACTACCACCTAATGGACCTCGGTCGGCCTCATCACTCCATCCGCTGCATGGCTGTGGTCCACGATAAGGTTTGGTGCGGCTACAAGAACAAGATCCACGTCATCCAGCCCAAGAGCATGCAGATCGAG AAGTCCTTTGACGCCCATCCTCGTCGGGAGAGTCAGGTGCGGCAGCTAGCGTGGATCGGTGATGGTGTGTGGGTGTCGATCCGACTAGACTCGACCCTGCGTCTCTACCATGCGCATACACACCAGCACCTCCAGGATGTGGACATCGAGCCGTACGTCAGCAAGATGCTGG GTACTGGCAAACTGGGCTTCTCTTTCGTGCGAATCACAGCACTTCTGATTGGTGGAAATCGACTCTGGGTAGGAACTGGAAACGGTGTCATCATCTCCATCCCTCTGACAGAAA CGGTGGTCCTTCACCGGGGACAGCTCCTTGGTGTTAGGG CCAATAAGGTGTCTCCTACATCGTCCAGCGGAGTGATCCACGTGTACGGTGACGACGGCTCTGAGAAGAGCACCGGCAGCTTCATCCCTTACTGCTCCATGGCGCAGGCACAGCTCTGTTTCCATGGACACCGCGATGCTGTCAAGTTCTTCGTCTCTGTACCCG gaaacGTTCTGGCCACCCTGAACGGCAGCGTGCTGGACAGCCCATCAGAGGGTCAGGGCTCAACAGCACCACAAGAGACGGAGGCCCAGAGTGTTCACAACGTGTTGGtgctgagtggaggagagggCTACATCGACTTCCGTATAG gagatggagaggacGACGAgacggaggagggagagagtgcTGGAGCTTCGCAGATGAAACCTGCTTTGTGCAAAGCTGAGCGGAGCCACATTATCGTCTGGCAGGTGTCTTACATACCTGAGTGA
- the mapk8ip3 gene encoding C-Jun-amino-terminal kinase-interacting protein 3 isoform X6, producing MMELPIDEVVYQDDYGSGTVMSERVSGLANSIYREFERLIRSYDEEVVKELMPLVVNVLENLDAVLTENQEHEVELELLKEDNEQLITQYEREKALRKQAEEKFIEFEDALEAEKKDLQGQVEFLELQGKQLELKSKNYSDQITRLEERESDMKKEYNALHQRHTEMIQTYVEHIERSKMQQAGSNSQSDGPGCGRTQRHTWRKSKAERPPSLSLYPSGEGMVRGGLGGARMMPGKDIWQVSELGQSTFCSAYQEDGSESDSVAATPSSTGSKSNTPTSSVPSATVTPINEGFLQHADYDATRTGNRRKSAKRLSRNMEVQVSQETRNVSIGMGSSDEWSEFQEIIDSTPELDMCVDPRVYGGGNSPSQGIVNEAFGINTDSLYHEIKDAKSDIIGDVDAGAELLGEFSVRDDFFGMGKEVENLLTENKQLLETKNALNIVKNDLIAKVDELSSEQEVLREELEAVRQSKNKVDARVKELEEDLKRLRAEALGASRDSKDEGGDDFSSPMQDGDMTMTQRRRFTRVEMARVLMERNQYKERLMELQEAVRWTEMIRASRESPPIQEKKKSTIWQFFARLFSTSSSPPPVKRPYYSVNIHYKSPSPAGFSQRRSHTMCQISTSNRTLEFFPEELASNSVASLLSDSALLARREQRREQYRQVREHMRRDDGIMQACGWSVPSRFKQNGGQTDSAQDSPLKRQQATNDKEDNRMKNVPVPVYCRPLVEKDPNRKLWCAAGVDLTGWRASSQESLPAKAPSGSSDPLHAEENGGGKKSSHNSPEKRKSKELQETDTMSSRVWILTSTHSASKVVIIDANQPGSLVDQFNVCNAHVLCISSVPAASESDYPAGEIVLDPGDGGAGGGEDTGSVEGMLAGITLVGCATNCSVARSNCSSRTDTPIMDKGQAPTAPPMNGKIHPAQSAEEATEATEVPESTTSHTELGPPGPFTEHVFTDPQPRPAEASDRSAGQSKEESSHPPESEDGGEETKNYTSVAPTMWLGAQNGWLYVHSAVGNWKKCLHSIKLKDSVLSLVHVKGRVLVALADGTLAIFHRSEDGQWDLSNYHLMDLGRPHHSIRCMAVVHDKVWCGYKNKIHVIQPKSMQIEKSFDAHPRRESQVRQLAWIGDGVWVSIRLDSTLRLYHAHTHQHLQDVDIEPYVSKMLGTGKLGFSFVRITALLIGGNRLWVGTGNGVIISIPLTETNKVSPTSSSGVIHVYGDDGSEKSTGSFIPYCSMAQAQLCFHGHRDAVKFFVSVPGNVLATLNGSVLDSPSEGQGSTAPQETEAQSVHNVLVLSGGEGYIDFRIGDGEDDETEEGESAGASQMKPALCKAERSHIIVWQVSYIPE from the exons ATGATGGAGCTACCGATAGACGAGGTGGTCTACCAGGACGACTACGGCTCCGGCACCGTGATGTCGGAGCGGGTGTCCGGTTTGGCCAACAGCATCTACCGGGAGTTCGAGCGGCTGATCCGCAGCTATGACGAGGAGGTGGTGAAGGAGCTGATGCCGCTGGTGGTGAACGTCCTGGAGAACCTGGACGCGGTGCTGACCGAGAACCAGGAGCACGaagtggagctggagctgctgaaggaggACAACGAGCAGCTCATCACCCAGTACGAGAGGGAGAAAGCTCTACGCAAGCAGGCGGAGGAG AAATTCATTGAATTCGAGGATGCGTTGGAAGCTGAGAAGAAGGATCTGCAGGGGCAGGTGGAGTTTCTGGAGCTGCAGGGAAAACAGCTGGAGCTTAAGTCAAAGAACTACTCTGACCAGA TCACTCGGTTGGAGGAGCGAGAATCAGACATGAAGAAAGAATACAACGCTCTGCACCAGCGCCACACCGAG ATGATTCAGACGTACGTCGAGCACATAGAGCGGTCCAAAATGCAGCAGGCAGGGAgcaacagccaatcagacggCCCCGGCTGTGGACGAAC TCAACGACACACATGGAGGAAAAG CAAAGCAGAGCGCCCGCCATCATTGAGCCTGTACCCCAGCGGCGAGGGCATGGTACGTGGGGGTCTCGGGGGGGCTAGGATGATGCCCGGGAAAGACATCTGGCAGGTCAGCGAGCTCGGCCAGTCCACCTTCTGCTCTGCCTATCAG GAGGACGGATCAGAGTCAGATTCTGTGGCAGCCACACCGAGCAGCACGGGAAGCAAGTCCAACACACCCACCTCCTCTGTCCCCTCCGCCACTGTCACCCCCATCAACGAGGGCTTCCTCCAGCACGCCGACTATGATGCAACGCGAACTGGTAACCGCAGGAAAAGTGCCAAGCGGCTCAGCCGAAATATGGAAGTGCAGGTTTCTCAGGAAACCAGGAATGTCAGCATTG gTATGGGAAGCAGTGATGAGTGGTCAGAGTTTCAGGAGATAATTGATTCAACCCCTGAGCTGGACATGTGTGTGGACCCCCGAGTGtatggaggaggaaacag TCCCTCTCAGGGCATCGTGAACGAGGCCTTTGGCATCAACACCGACTCTCTCTACCACGAAATCAAAGACGCCAAGTCGGACATCATTGGAGATGTAGATGCAGGTGCCGAGCTGCTAG GCGAGTTCTCAG TCCGTGATGATTTCTTCG GGATGGGAAAGGAGGTGGAGAACCTGCTGACGGAGAACAAACAGCTCCTAGAGACCAA AAACGCTCTGAACATTGTGAAAAATGACCTTATTGCCAAAGTGGACGAGCTGTCGAGTGAGCAGGAGGTGCTGAgggaggagctggaggctgTGAGGCAGTCCAAGAACAAGGTGGACGCCAGGGTcaaggagctggaggaagatCTCAAGAG GTTAAGAGCGGAGGCTCTCGGTGCGTCTCGGGACTCCaaggatgaaggaggtgatgat TTTTCATCACCCATGCAGGATGGCGACATGACAATGACGCAGCGGCGGCGGTTCACCCGGGTGGAGATGGCCCGTGTGCTGATGGAGAGGAATCAGTACAAAGAGAGGCTGATGGAGCTTCAGGAGGCCGTCCGGTGGACAGAAATGATCAG GGCGTCCCGGGAAAGTCCTCCAAtccaagagaaaaagaagtccACCATCTGGCAGTT cTTTGCACGTCTCTTCAGCACATCATCCAGCCCGCCGCCTGTCAAGCGGCCATACTACAGTGTCAACATCCACTACAAGTCGCCCTCGCCGGCCGGTTTCTCTCAGCGACGCAGCCACACCATGTGTCAGATCTCCACCTCCAACCGCACGTTGGAGTTCTTCCCCGAAGA ACTGGCCAGTAACAGTGTTGCGTCTCTCCTCAGTGACTCGGCACTGTTGGCCCGCCGAGAGCAGCGGCGTGAACAGTACCGGCAGGTCCGCGAGCACATGCGCCGCGATGACGGCATCATGCAGGCCTGTGGCTGGAGCGTGCCGTCTCGCTTCAAacag AATGGAGGTCAGACGGACAGCGCTCAGGACAGCCCGCTGAAGAGACAACAG GCCACTAATGACAAAGAGGACAACCGCATGAAGAACGTGCCCGTCCCGGTGTACTGTCGTCCTCTGGTGGAGAAGGACCCCAACAGGAAG TTGTGGTGCGCAGCTGGGGTGGACCTGACTGGATGGAGGGCCAGCAGCCAGGAGTCGCTCCCAGCCAAAGCACCGTCAGGCAGCAGTGACCCCCTGCACGCTGAGGAGAACGGAGGCGGCAAGAAGAGCAGCCACAACTCCCCAGAGAAGAGAAAG TCGAAGGAGCTCCAGGAAACAGACACCATGAGCAGTCGAGTGTGGATCCTCACCAGTACCCACTCTGCAAGCAAGGTGGTCATCATCGACGCCAACCAGCCGGGCTCACTGGTCGACCAGTTCAACGTCTGCAACGCCCACGTGCTCTGCATCTCCAGTGTGCCAG CTGCCAGTGAAAGTGATTATCCAGCAGGGGAGATCGTGTTGGATCCGGGTGATGGTGGAGCAGGTGGTGGTGAGGACACTGGCAGTGTGGAGGGCATGTTGGCGGGTATCACTCTTGTCGGCTGTGCCACCAACTGCAGCGTCGCCCGTAGCAACTGCTCCTCGCGTACCGACACGCCCATAATGGACAAAGGACAAG CTCCCACAGCTCCCCCCATGAATGGGAAGATTCACCCCGCCCAGTCGGCTGAGGAGGCCACCGAGGCAACCGAGGTTCCCGAGTCGACCACCAGCCACACAGAGCTGGGACCTCCAGGACCGTTTACTGAGCATGTGTTCACCGATCCCCAGCCTCGTCCTGCAGAAGCCTCAGACAG GAGTGCAGGACAGTCCAAAGAGGAATCATCTCACCCTCCAGAGTCAGAGGACGGAGGTGAAGAGACCAAGAACTACACCAGTGTGGCTCCCACGATGTGGCTCGGGGCCCAGAACGGCTG GCTCTACGTCCACTCAGCGGTTGGAAACTGGAAGAAGTGTCTGCACTCCATCAAACTCAAAGACTCTGTGCTCAGTCTGGT GCATGTGAAAGGCCGTGTGCTGGTTGCCCTCGCTGACGGGACCCTCGCCATTTTCCACAGATCAGAAG ATGGCCAGTGGGATTTGTCCAACTACCACCTAATGGACCTCGGTCGGCCTCATCACTCCATCCGCTGCATGGCTGTGGTCCACGATAAGGTTTGGTGCGGCTACAAGAACAAGATCCACGTCATCCAGCCCAAGAGCATGCAGATCGAG AAGTCCTTTGACGCCCATCCTCGTCGGGAGAGTCAGGTGCGGCAGCTAGCGTGGATCGGTGATGGTGTGTGGGTGTCGATCCGACTAGACTCGACCCTGCGTCTCTACCATGCGCATACACACCAGCACCTCCAGGATGTGGACATCGAGCCGTACGTCAGCAAGATGCTGG GTACTGGCAAACTGGGCTTCTCTTTCGTGCGAATCACAGCACTTCTGATTGGTGGAAATCGACTCTGGGTAGGAACTGGAAACGGTGTCATCATCTCCATCCCTCTGACAGAAA CCAATAAGGTGTCTCCTACATCGTCCAGCGGAGTGATCCACGTGTACGGTGACGACGGCTCTGAGAAGAGCACCGGCAGCTTCATCCCTTACTGCTCCATGGCGCAGGCACAGCTCTGTTTCCATGGACACCGCGATGCTGTCAAGTTCTTCGTCTCTGTACCCG gaaacGTTCTGGCCACCCTGAACGGCAGCGTGCTGGACAGCCCATCAGAGGGTCAGGGCTCAACAGCACCACAAGAGACGGAGGCCCAGAGTGTTCACAACGTGTTGGtgctgagtggaggagagggCTACATCGACTTCCGTATAG gagatggagaggacGACGAgacggaggagggagagagtgcTGGAGCTTCGCAGATGAAACCTGCTTTGTGCAAAGCTGAGCGGAGCCACATTATCGTCTGGCAGGTGTCTTACATACCTGAGTGA